In Streptomyces ambofaciens ATCC 23877, a single genomic region encodes these proteins:
- the pstA gene encoding phosphate ABC transporter permease PstA, with product MSHATLSDKRPPSSLRGATLPKWFPWAVAAGSVALGLGISAAAGLHSSIQWALMAAVLFVLGSYAISAKVEGGRQAKDRVATSMVWVAFLLAVIPLASLVWETVQQGVKVLDGYFLSHSMGVVSDSEPGGGIYHALLGTLQQVGIATAISVPLGVLTAIYLVEYGRGKLAKAVTFFVDVMTGIPSIVAGLFILSLWIIILDMGYSGFAGSLALCILMIPVVVRSTEEMLKLVPNELREASLALGVPKWRTILKVVVPTSIGGIITGVMLSVARITGETAPVLLLVWGTNLINSNPFSDPQASLPMYIYLQYGAGYESSHDRAWAAALTLIAFIMILNLVARGIARWKAPKTGR from the coding sequence ATGAGCCACGCAACCCTCTCCGACAAGCGCCCGCCCAGCTCGCTGCGCGGCGCGACGCTGCCCAAGTGGTTCCCCTGGGCGGTCGCGGCGGGCTCCGTCGCCCTGGGCCTCGGCATCAGCGCCGCGGCCGGCCTGCACAGCTCCATCCAGTGGGCCCTGATGGCCGCGGTCCTCTTCGTCCTCGGCTCCTACGCCATCTCGGCCAAGGTCGAGGGCGGGCGGCAGGCCAAGGACCGCGTCGCGACCAGCATGGTCTGGGTCGCGTTCCTCCTCGCCGTGATCCCGCTGGCGTCCCTCGTCTGGGAGACCGTCCAGCAGGGCGTGAAGGTCCTCGACGGCTACTTCCTGAGCCACTCCATGGGCGTCGTCTCCGACTCCGAGCCGGGCGGCGGCATCTACCACGCCCTCCTCGGCACCCTCCAGCAGGTCGGCATCGCCACCGCGATCTCCGTGCCGCTCGGCGTGCTGACCGCGATCTACCTGGTGGAGTACGGGCGCGGCAAGCTCGCCAAGGCCGTCACCTTCTTCGTCGACGTCATGACGGGCATCCCGTCGATCGTCGCGGGTCTGTTCATCCTCAGCCTGTGGATCATCATCCTGGACATGGGCTACTCCGGCTTCGCCGGCTCCCTGGCCCTGTGCATCCTGATGATCCCGGTCGTCGTCCGCTCCACCGAGGAGATGCTCAAGCTCGTCCCGAACGAGCTGCGCGAGGCGTCCCTGGCGCTGGGCGTGCCCAAGTGGCGCACCATCCTGAAGGTGGTCGTCCCGACGTCCATCGGCGGGATCATCACCGGTGTGATGCTCTCGGTCGCCCGTATCACCGGCGAGACGGCACCCGTGCTGCTGCTGGTCTGGGGTACGAACCTCATCAACTCGAACCCCTTCTCGGACCCCCAGGCGTCCCTGCCGATGTACATCTATCTGCAGTACGGCGCCGGCTACGAGTCGTCGCACGACCGTGCCTGGGCGGCTGCCCTGACGCTCATCGCGTTCATCATGATTCTCAACCTGGTGGCCCGCGGCATCGCCCGCTGGAAGGCCCCGAAGACGGGTCGCTGA
- the pstS gene encoding phosphate ABC transporter substrate-binding protein PstS, which produces MKLQRMNRRALALGALAVSGALALTACGSDDTSGGDGGASATANSNIKCDDAKGQLQASGSSAQKNAIDAWVKAYTTACKDVQVNYRPDGSGAGITAFNQGQTAFAGSDSALKPEEVEASKKVCTDGQGINLPMVGGPIAVGFNVPGVDTLVLDASTLAKIFDSQITNWNDEAIAKLNPDAKLPDLKIQAFHRSDESGTTDNFTKYLKAAAPKDWKYEPAKAWAAKGGQSAPQSSGVAQQVKQTSGAISYFELSYAKDGIKTVDIKTEAAEPVKATVENATAAIGAAKVVGTGKDLALELDYTPSADGAYPMVLVTYEIACDKGNKADTLPATKSFLNYMASEDGQGLLADAGYAPMPTEIITKVRETISGLS; this is translated from the coding sequence GTGAAGCTTCAGCGCATGAACCGGCGGGCCCTCGCTCTCGGTGCTCTCGCCGTCTCCGGCGCCCTGGCCCTCACGGCGTGCGGCTCCGACGACACCAGCGGCGGCGACGGCGGCGCCAGCGCCACCGCCAACAGCAACATCAAGTGCGACGACGCCAAGGGCCAGCTCCAGGCCTCCGGCTCCTCGGCCCAGAAGAACGCGATCGACGCCTGGGTCAAGGCGTACACCACGGCGTGCAAGGACGTGCAGGTCAACTACCGCCCCGACGGTTCGGGCGCCGGTATCACCGCGTTCAACCAGGGCCAGACCGCCTTCGCCGGTTCCGACTCGGCGCTCAAGCCCGAGGAGGTCGAGGCCTCCAAGAAGGTCTGCACCGACGGCCAGGGCATCAACCTGCCGATGGTCGGCGGCCCCATCGCGGTCGGCTTCAACGTCCCGGGCGTCGACACGCTCGTCCTGGACGCCTCGACGCTCGCCAAGATCTTCGACAGCCAGATCACCAACTGGAACGACGAGGCGATCGCGAAGCTGAACCCCGACGCCAAGCTTCCCGACCTGAAGATCCAGGCCTTCCACCGCTCGGACGAGTCCGGCACCACGGACAACTTCACCAAGTACCTCAAGGCCGCCGCGCCCAAGGACTGGAAGTACGAGCCGGCCAAGGCCTGGGCGGCCAAGGGCGGCCAGTCCGCTCCGCAGTCCTCCGGTGTCGCCCAGCAGGTGAAGCAGACCAGCGGCGCGATCTCCTACTTCGAGCTGTCCTACGCCAAGGACGGCATCAAGACGGTCGACATCAAGACCGAGGCCGCCGAGCCGGTCAAGGCCACCGTCGAGAACGCCACCGCCGCCATCGGCGCCGCCAAGGTCGTCGGCACCGGCAAGGACCTCGCGCTGGAGCTGGACTACACGCCCTCCGCCGACGGCGCCTACCCCATGGTCCTCGTGACCTACGAGATCGCCTGCGACAAGGGCAACAAGGCGGACACCCTGCCCGCCACCAAGTCCTTCCTGAACTACATGGCCTCGGAGGACGGCCAGGGCCTGCTGGCCGACGCCGGCTACGCCCCGATGCCCACCGAGATCATCACCAAGGTCCGCGAGACCATCTCGGGCCTGAGCTGA
- a CDS encoding NUDIX hydrolase, translating to MDPAEDTPAPTVHAAGCVLWRRSPRAPGLELCLVHRPKYDDWSHPKGKLEPGEDSLTGALREVAEETGYAAAPGAELPSVRYLANGRPKEVRYWAAAATTGAFTPSDEVDRIVWLEPAAARARLTQPRDRSLVDAFLTTLPPGTTPCP from the coding sequence GTGGATCCCGCCGAGGACACCCCCGCCCCCACCGTGCACGCGGCGGGCTGCGTCCTGTGGCGCCGCTCCCCCCGCGCCCCCGGCCTGGAGCTCTGCCTCGTCCACCGGCCGAAGTACGACGACTGGTCGCACCCCAAGGGCAAGCTGGAGCCCGGCGAGGACTCGCTCACGGGCGCCCTGCGCGAGGTCGCCGAGGAGACGGGGTACGCCGCCGCACCGGGCGCGGAACTGCCATCCGTGCGCTACCTGGCGAACGGCCGCCCCAAGGAGGTCCGCTACTGGGCCGCGGCGGCCACCACCGGCGCCTTCACCCCCTCCGACGAGGTCGACCGCATCGTGTGGCTGGAGCCCGCGGCGGCCCGCGCCCGCCTCACCCAGCCCAGGGACCGGTCCCTCGTCGACGCGTTCCTGACGACGCTGCCACCCGGAACCACTCCGTGTCCTTGA
- a CDS encoding CHAD domain-containing protein, protein MAQRHLDPTEPTATATTAPPGAAAAAAAAAPGRAAPADTEALAGYLRAQATEFLRALRLHRETGTGTNGAHGPQGTGTGTAKAPPAAGPVDAARLLRRAARRLSGTLHTFQPLLDADWAEAMRPELAWLSGTLALEHAYASRLERLLEALHRLSGSSAFPARQPGRAATVAVTVPAPQQSPPDRGSLTVGAAKAGALLDRQLTLARTRAHSTALQALGSSRFHAVADKVALLASEVPLRRSTAPTAGLRPLAAAAEGRLTDAVAALPLVTAGNPYNAQALIHGLSPDPAPHPQDAQWHQVRLLLRLHRYALEVLRGEDPADPDGDAEGPVASQDIRLLAAGEALNRHRDASEAAAAAAQAARTPRIAPATAYALGVLHADQRHEVEAARYAFQHSWRKEPIRLP, encoded by the coding sequence GTGGCACAGCGACACCTTGACCCGACGGAGCCGACGGCCACGGCCACGACCGCGCCCCCGGGCGCCGCCGCTGCCGCCGCTGCCGCCGCCCCCGGCCGCGCCGCACCCGCGGACACGGAGGCCCTCGCCGGCTACCTGCGCGCCCAGGCCACGGAGTTCCTCCGCGCCCTGCGCCTGCACCGGGAGACGGGGACCGGCACGAACGGCGCACACGGCCCCCAGGGCACCGGCACCGGCACCGCCAAGGCACCCCCGGCCGCGGGCCCCGTGGACGCGGCCCGCCTCCTGCGCCGGGCGGCCCGCCGCCTCAGCGGCACGCTGCACACCTTCCAGCCCCTGCTGGACGCCGACTGGGCGGAGGCCATGCGCCCCGAGCTGGCGTGGCTGTCCGGCACGCTGGCCCTGGAGCACGCCTACGCGTCCCGCCTGGAGCGCCTGCTCGAGGCCCTGCACCGGCTGTCGGGGTCGTCGGCGTTCCCGGCACGGCAGCCGGGCCGGGCGGCGACCGTGGCGGTCACCGTGCCCGCACCGCAGCAGTCGCCCCCGGACCGCGGCAGCCTCACCGTGGGCGCGGCCAAGGCGGGCGCGCTGCTCGACCGCCAGCTGACCCTGGCCCGTACCCGCGCCCACTCCACCGCCCTGCAGGCGCTGGGCAGCAGCCGCTTCCACGCGGTCGCCGACAAGGTCGCCTTACTGGCCAGCGAGGTCCCGCTGAGGAGGAGCACCGCGCCCACCGCCGGCCTCCGCCCCCTGGCCGCCGCCGCGGAGGGCCGCCTGACGGACGCCGTGGCCGCCCTCCCCCTCGTCACCGCGGGCAACCCGTACAACGCCCAGGCCCTGATCCACGGCCTCTCCCCGGACCCGGCCCCCCACCCGCAGGACGCCCAGTGGCACCAGGTCCGCCTGCTGCTGCGCCTGCACCGGTACGCGCTCGAAGTGCTCCGCGGCGAGGACCCCGCAGACCCCGACGGGGACGCCGAGGGCCCGGTCGCCTCCCAGGACATCCGCCTCCTGGCCGCCGGCGAGGCCCTGAACCGCCACCGCGACGCCTCGGAGGCCGCCGCGGCCGCCGCCCAGGCCGCCCGTACGCCGCGCATCGCCCCGGCGACGGCGTACGCGCTCGGGGTGCTCCACGCCGACCAGCGGCATGAGGTGGAGGCGGCGAGGTACGCGTTCCAGCACAGCTGGCGCAAGGAACCGATCAGGCTCCCGTAG
- the pstB gene encoding phosphate ABC transporter ATP-binding protein PstB, whose translation MAKRIDVSGLNAYYGSFLAIEDISMTVEPRSVTAFIGPSGCGKSTFLRTLNRMHEVTPGGRVDGKVMLDDENLYGAGIDPVAVRREVGMVFQRPNPFPTMSVYDNVAAGLKLNGKFRKSELDDVVEKSLRGANLWNEVKDRLNKPGSGLSGGQQQRLCIARAIAVEPNVLLMDEPCSALDPISTLAIEDLIGELKERFTIVIVTHNMQQAARVSDRTAFFNLAAVGQPGKLIEIDETERIFSNPSVQATEDYISGRFG comes from the coding sequence ATGGCCAAGCGCATAGACGTCAGCGGCCTCAACGCCTACTACGGCTCCTTCCTGGCCATCGAGGACATCTCGATGACCGTCGAACCCCGCTCGGTGACGGCCTTCATCGGCCCCTCCGGCTGCGGCAAGTCCACGTTCCTGCGCACGCTCAACCGCATGCACGAGGTCACGCCCGGCGGCCGGGTCGACGGCAAGGTCATGCTCGACGACGAGAACCTGTACGGCGCCGGCATCGACCCGGTGGCCGTGCGGCGCGAGGTCGGCATGGTCTTCCAGCGGCCGAACCCCTTCCCGACCATGTCGGTGTACGACAACGTCGCGGCCGGCCTGAAGCTCAACGGCAAGTTCAGGAAGTCGGAGCTGGACGACGTCGTCGAGAAGTCCCTGCGCGGCGCGAACCTCTGGAACGAGGTCAAGGACCGCCTGAACAAGCCGGGCTCCGGCCTCTCCGGCGGCCAGCAGCAGCGCCTGTGCATCGCCCGCGCGATCGCGGTCGAGCCGAACGTCCTGCTCATGGACGAGCCCTGCTCCGCCCTGGACCCGATCTCCACCCTCGCCATCGAGGACCTGATCGGCGAGCTGAAGGAGCGCTTCACGATCGTCATCGTGACGCACAACATGCAGCAGGCGGCGCGCGTCTCGGACCGTACGGCGTTCTTCAACCTGGCGGCGGTCGGCCAGCCCGGCAAGCTGATCGAGATCGACGAGACGGAGCGCATCTTCTCCAACCCGTCGGTCCAGGCCACGGAGGACTACATCTCGGGCCGCTTCGGCTAG
- a CDS encoding RNA polymerase sigma factor — protein MSETRSDGELLRAVADDGDRGAFEELYRRYAPWLTARMRGRCADGGVVDDVVQETFLAVWRGSARYRQDGDVAGWLWRIGSRRLVDVLRGDGARGRLRQALARLRHREEASAEERVLAGVEHGDLAGALVRLSPELRAVLQATVIDGLTTREAAVLLGIPPGTVKTRAMRARRQLREALA, from the coding sequence GTGAGCGAGACGAGAAGCGACGGGGAGTTGCTGCGGGCCGTCGCCGACGACGGTGACCGGGGTGCCTTCGAGGAGTTGTACCGCCGGTACGCGCCGTGGCTGACCGCCCGTATGCGCGGCCGGTGCGCCGACGGCGGTGTCGTCGACGACGTCGTGCAGGAGACGTTCCTCGCGGTGTGGCGGGGGAGCGCGCGGTACCGGCAGGACGGTGACGTGGCGGGGTGGCTGTGGCGGATCGGGTCGCGGCGGCTGGTCGACGTGCTGCGCGGCGACGGGGCGCGGGGGCGGCTGCGGCAGGCCCTGGCCCGGCTGCGGCACCGGGAGGAGGCCTCGGCGGAGGAGCGTGTGCTCGCCGGGGTCGAGCACGGGGACCTCGCCGGCGCCCTCGTCCGGCTCTCGCCGGAGCTGCGCGCGGTGCTCCAGGCCACGGTCATCGACGGGCTGACCACCCGCGAGGCGGCCGTCCTGCTCGGCATCCCGCCGGGCACGGTCAAGACGCGGGCGATGCGCGCCCGCCGACAGCTGCGGGAGGCGCTGGCATGA
- the pstC gene encoding phosphate ABC transporter permease subunit PstC encodes MDITTDSHKPTPAPAPQQPPTAEAKRAARGATRPGDRIFLGLSRGSGIFVLVIMAAIAAFLTYRASIAISKDEANFFTTFEWNPSGIPAEFGIAVLAFGTVVSSIIAMVIAVPIAVGIALFITHYAPRKLGGAIAYVIDLLAAVPSIVYGLWGALVLVPHMEGLFGWLDQYFGWTGVLDWNEGPPRSLFTVGILLAIMILPIITNVSREVFRQVPQTHEEAALALGATRWEVIRMSVLPFGRSGIISASMLGLGRALGETMAVAMVLSSTFDINASLLNAGGGTFAQNIASKFNEATPMGRDALIASGLVLFVITLLVNGAARLIIARRKEYSGANA; translated from the coding sequence ATGGACATAACCACTGACTCCCACAAGCCGACACCAGCACCCGCACCCCAGCAGCCCCCCACGGCCGAGGCCAAGCGCGCCGCACGCGGCGCCACCCGCCCCGGCGACCGGATCTTCCTCGGGCTGTCCCGCGGGTCCGGCATCTTCGTGCTGGTCATCATGGCCGCCATCGCGGCCTTCCTGACCTACCGCGCCTCGATCGCGATCAGCAAGGACGAGGCCAACTTCTTCACCACCTTCGAGTGGAACCCGAGCGGGATCCCCGCCGAGTTCGGCATCGCCGTCCTGGCCTTCGGCACCGTCGTGTCGTCGATCATCGCCATGGTCATCGCGGTCCCGATCGCGGTCGGCATCGCCCTGTTCATCACGCACTACGCGCCGCGCAAGCTGGGCGGCGCCATCGCGTACGTGATCGACCTGCTCGCCGCCGTGCCCTCGATCGTCTACGGCCTGTGGGGCGCGCTCGTCCTCGTGCCGCACATGGAGGGGCTCTTCGGCTGGCTCGACCAGTACTTCGGCTGGACCGGCGTCCTCGACTGGAACGAGGGCCCGCCGCGCTCGCTGTTCACCGTGGGCATCCTGCTGGCCATCATGATCCTGCCGATCATCACCAACGTCAGCCGTGAGGTCTTCCGGCAGGTGCCGCAGACGCACGAGGAAGCGGCCCTGGCCCTCGGCGCCACGCGCTGGGAGGTCATCAGGATGTCCGTCCTGCCCTTCGGCCGCTCCGGCATCATCTCCGCCTCGATGCTGGGCCTCGGCCGCGCGCTCGGCGAGACGATGGCCGTCGCCATGGTGCTCTCCTCGACCTTCGACATCAACGCCAGCCTGTTGAACGCGGGTGGCGGCACCTTCGCCCAGAACATCGCGAGCAAGTTCAACGAGGCCACGCCCATGGGCCGGGACGCCCTCATCGCGTCCGGCCTGGTGCTGTTCGTGATCACCCTGCTGGTCAACGGAGCCGCCCGGTTGATCATCGCCCGCCGCAAGGAGTACTCGGGGGCCAACGCATGA
- a CDS encoding inorganic phosphate transporter — MDTFALIATIGVALFFTYTNGFHDSANAIATSVSTRALTPRAALAMAAVMNLAGAFLGSGIAKTVSEGLIETPEGSKGMGILFAALVGAIVWNLITWYFGLPSSSSHALFGGLVGAALAGGTTVYWHGVVDKIVIPMFLSPVIGLVAGYLVMTAIMWMFRRANPHKAKRGFRIAQTVSAAGMALGHGLQDAQKTMGIVVMALVIADVEDYGDPIPVWVKIACALMLSAGTYAGGWRIMRTLGRKIIELDPPQGFAAETTGASIMFGSAFLFHAPISTTHVITSAIMGVGATKRVNAVRWGVAKNIILGWFITMPAAALVAACSFWLVHLAFL, encoded by the coding sequence ATGGACACCTTCGCTCTGATCGCGACCATCGGGGTCGCGCTCTTCTTCACGTACACCAACGGTTTCCACGACTCGGCGAACGCGATCGCGACGTCCGTGTCGACGCGTGCGCTCACGCCCCGTGCGGCGCTCGCGATGGCCGCCGTGATGAACCTCGCCGGCGCGTTCCTCGGCTCCGGGATCGCCAAGACGGTCAGTGAGGGGCTGATCGAGACGCCCGAGGGTTCGAAGGGGATGGGCATCCTCTTCGCGGCGCTCGTGGGCGCCATCGTCTGGAACCTGATCACCTGGTACTTCGGCCTGCCCTCGTCGTCCTCGCACGCGCTGTTCGGCGGCCTGGTCGGGGCGGCGCTGGCCGGGGGGACGACCGTGTACTGGCACGGGGTCGTCGACAAGATCGTCATCCCGATGTTCCTGTCGCCGGTGATCGGTCTGGTGGCCGGTTACCTCGTGATGACCGCGATCATGTGGATGTTCCGGCGGGCCAACCCGCACAAGGCGAAGCGTGGCTTCCGTATCGCGCAGACGGTGTCGGCGGCCGGTATGGCGCTGGGGCACGGCCTCCAGGACGCGCAGAAGACGATGGGCATCGTGGTGATGGCGCTGGTCATCGCCGACGTCGAGGACTACGGCGACCCGATCCCGGTGTGGGTCAAGATCGCCTGTGCGCTGATGCTCTCCGCGGGAACGTACGCGGGCGGCTGGCGGATCATGCGGACGCTGGGCCGCAAGATCATCGAGCTGGACCCGCCGCAGGGCTTCGCCGCCGAGACGACGGGCGCCTCGATCATGTTCGGGTCGGCCTTCCTCTTCCACGCGCCGATCTCGACGACGCACGTCATCACCTCGGCGATCATGGGTGTGGGGGCCACGAAGCGGGTGAACGCCGTCCGGTGGGGTGTCGCGAAGAACATCATCCTGGGCTGGTTCATCACGATGCCGGCCGCCGCGCTGGTGGCGGCCTGCTCGTTCTGGCTGGTCCACCTGGCGTTCCTGTAG
- a CDS encoding RNA degradosome polyphosphate kinase, which yields MRQPNTQAEVQHTQPSVGSIAAHRPHTVAATVSDLEPDIDADLDAYEESEESQAGGAQLPQGRFLDRERSWLAFNERVLELAEDPSTPLLERANFLAIFASNLDEFFMVRVAGLKRRIATGVATRSASGLQPREVLEMIWARSRELMARHAACFQEDVLPALADEGIHLVRWSELAEKEQARLFTLFRHQIFPVLTPLAVDPAHPFPYISGLSLNLAVVVRNPVTGHRHFARVKVPPLLSRFLEASPGRYVPLEDVIAAHLEELFPGMEVLEHHAFRLTRNEDLEVEEDDTENLLQALEKELMRRRFGPPVRLEVEESVDREVLDLLVRELKIGEAEVYPLPGPLDLTGLFRIHSLDRPELKYPKFVAGTHRDLAEVESASAPDVFAAVRSRDVLLHHPYDSFSTSVQAFLEQAAADPDVLAIKQTLYRTSGDSPIVDALIDAAESGKQVLVLVEIKARFDEHANIKWARKLEEAGCHVVYGLVGLKTHCKLSLVVRQEGETLRRYSHVGTGNYHPKTARLYEDLGLLTADPQVGADLSDLFNRLSGYSRRETYRRLLVAPKSLRDGLVSRIHKEIQHHRAGRPASIRIKVNSMVDEAVIDACYRASQAGVPVDVWVRGICALRPGVAGLSENIRVRSVLGRFLEHSRVFAFGNGGEPEVWFGSADMMHRNLDRRIEALVRVTDPAHRAALNRLLETGMSDGTASWHLGPDGEWTRHAADADGQPLRNIQEMLIDARRRRRGTATP from the coding sequence ATGAGGCAGCCGAACACCCAGGCAGAGGTCCAGCACACGCAGCCCTCCGTGGGCTCCATCGCCGCGCACCGCCCGCACACCGTGGCCGCCACGGTCTCCGACCTGGAACCCGACATCGACGCCGACCTCGACGCGTACGAGGAGTCGGAGGAGTCCCAAGCCGGCGGCGCCCAGCTCCCGCAGGGCCGCTTCCTGGACCGCGAACGCAGCTGGCTCGCGTTCAACGAACGCGTGCTCGAACTCGCCGAGGACCCGAGCACCCCCCTCCTGGAGCGTGCCAACTTCCTCGCGATCTTCGCCAGCAACCTGGACGAGTTCTTCATGGTCCGCGTCGCCGGCCTCAAGCGCCGCATCGCCACCGGCGTCGCCACCCGCTCCGCCTCCGGCCTCCAGCCCCGCGAGGTCCTGGAGATGATCTGGGCCCGCTCCCGCGAGCTCATGGCCCGGCACGCCGCCTGCTTCCAGGAGGACGTCCTCCCCGCCCTGGCCGACGAGGGCATCCACCTGGTCCGCTGGAGCGAACTGGCGGAGAAGGAGCAGGCCCGCCTCTTCACCCTCTTCCGGCATCAGATCTTCCCGGTGCTCACCCCGCTCGCGGTCGACCCGGCGCACCCGTTCCCGTACATCTCGGGCCTCTCCCTCAACCTCGCGGTGGTCGTCCGCAACCCCGTCACCGGCCACCGGCACTTCGCCCGCGTCAAGGTGCCGCCGCTGCTCTCCCGCTTCCTGGAGGCCTCCCCGGGCCGCTACGTCCCCCTCGAGGACGTCATCGCCGCCCACCTCGAAGAGCTCTTCCCGGGCATGGAGGTCCTGGAGCACCACGCCTTCCGCCTCACCCGCAACGAGGACCTCGAGGTGGAGGAGGACGACACCGAGAACCTCCTCCAGGCCCTGGAGAAGGAGCTCATGCGGCGCCGCTTCGGCCCGCCCGTGCGCCTGGAGGTCGAGGAGAGCGTCGACCGCGAGGTCCTGGACCTCCTCGTCCGCGAGCTGAAGATCGGCGAGGCGGAGGTCTACCCCCTGCCCGGCCCCCTCGACCTCACCGGCCTCTTCCGCATCCACAGCCTCGACCGGCCGGAGCTGAAGTACCCGAAGTTCGTCGCCGGCACCCACCGCGACCTCGCCGAGGTCGAGTCGGCCTCCGCGCCGGACGTCTTCGCGGCCGTCCGCAGCCGGGACGTCCTGCTGCACCACCCGTACGACTCGTTCTCGACGTCCGTCCAGGCCTTCCTGGAGCAGGCCGCCGCCGACCCCGACGTCCTCGCCATCAAGCAGACGCTGTACCGCACCTCCGGCGACTCCCCGATAGTCGACGCGCTCATCGACGCGGCCGAGTCCGGCAAGCAGGTCCTGGTCCTGGTCGAGATCAAGGCCCGCTTCGACGAGCACGCCAACATCAAGTGGGCCCGCAAGCTGGAGGAGGCCGGCTGCCACGTGGTCTACGGCCTGGTGGGCCTGAAGACCCACTGCAAGCTCTCCCTCGTCGTACGCCAGGAGGGCGAGACCCTCCGCCGCTACAGCCACGTCGGCACCGGCAACTACCACCCGAAGACGGCCCGCCTCTACGAGGACTTGGGGCTGCTCACCGCGGACCCGCAGGTCGGCGCGGACCTCTCCGACCTGTTCAACCGCCTCTCCGGCTACTCCCGCCGGGAGACCTACCGCCGCCTCCTCGTCGCGCCGAAGTCCCTGCGCGACGGCCTGGTCTCCCGCATCCACAAGGAGATCCAGCACCACCGCGCCGGCCGCCCCGCCTCCATACGCATCAAGGTCAACTCGATGGTCGACGAGGCCGTGATCGACGCCTGCTACCGCGCGTCCCAGGCCGGGGTCCCGGTCGACGTGTGGGTGCGCGGCATCTGCGCGCTGCGCCCGGGCGTGGCGGGCCTGTCGGAGAACATCCGGGTCCGTTCGGTGCTCGGCCGCTTCCTCGAGCACTCGCGCGTCTTCGCCTTCGGCAACGGCGGCGAGCCGGAGGTCTGGTTCGGCAGCGCCGACATGATGCACCGCAACCTCGACCGCCGGATAGAGGCGCTGGTCCGGGTCACCGACCCGGCTCACCGGGCGGCCCTCAACCGGCTGCTGGAGACCGGCATGTCCGACGGCACCGCGTCCTGGCACCTCGGCCCGGACGGCGAGTGGACCCGGCACGCGGCCGACGCGGACGGCCAGCCCCTGCGCAACATCCAGGAGATGCTCATAGACGCCCGGAGGCGCCGGCGTGGCACAGCGACACCTTGA
- a CDS encoding ABC transporter ATP-binding protein: MTPTVSASGLSLHYGRTRALDDVSLRLTPGVTGLLGPNGAGKTTLLRVLATAVPADRGAFTVLGHDPGTSRGRQEVRRRLGYLPQTPGFHPDFTAFEFVDYVAILKELADRSARHREVRRVLEDVDLGDVRGRRIKKLSGGMRQRVALAAALVGDPGFLVLDEPTVGLDPEQRMRFRELVAGAGEGRTVLLSTHQTEDVAMLCHRVVVMAAGAVRFDGTPAELTARAAGRVWSSGERDPGAKAGWRTGAGTFRNVGDPPPGAELVEPALEDGYLLVLDGADTEVAA; the protein is encoded by the coding sequence ATGACCCCCACCGTCTCCGCCTCCGGGCTCAGCCTCCACTACGGCCGGACCCGCGCCCTCGACGACGTGTCGCTGCGGCTGACCCCGGGCGTCACCGGGCTGCTCGGTCCCAACGGGGCCGGGAAGACCACGCTGCTGCGGGTGCTCGCCACCGCCGTGCCGGCCGATCGGGGGGCGTTCACGGTGCTCGGGCACGATCCCGGCACCTCGCGCGGGCGGCAGGAGGTGCGGCGGCGGCTCGGGTACCTGCCGCAGACGCCCGGTTTCCACCCCGACTTCACCGCCTTCGAGTTCGTCGACTACGTCGCGATCCTCAAGGAGCTGGCGGACCGTTCCGCCCGGCACCGCGAGGTGCGGCGGGTGCTGGAGGATGTCGATCTGGGAGACGTCCGCGGCCGGCGGATCAAGAAGCTGTCCGGGGGGATGCGGCAGCGGGTCGCGCTCGCGGCCGCGCTGGTGGGCGACCCCGGGTTCCTCGTGCTCGACGAGCCGACCGTCGGGCTGGACCCGGAGCAGCGGATGCGCTTCCGGGAGCTGGTCGCCGGGGCGGGGGAAGGGCGGACCGTGCTGCTGTCCACCCATCAGACCGAGGACGTCGCGATGCTCTGCCACCGGGTGGTCGTCATGGCCGCCGGGGCGGTGCGGTTCGACGGCACGCCCGCCGAACTGACCGCACGGGCCGCCGGGCGCGTGTGGAGCAGCGGGGAGCGGGACCCGGGCGCGAAGGCCGGCTGGCGCACGGGGGCGGGGACCTTCCGCAACGTGGGTGATCCGCCCCCGGGAGCGGAGTTGGTGGAACCCGCACTGGAGGACGGCTACCTGCTCGTCCTCGACGGCGCCGACACGGAGGTGGCCGCATGA